A part of Paenibacillus sp. sptzw28 genomic DNA contains:
- a CDS encoding tetratricopeptide repeat protein, translating to MAAEQLRGCALIETERVEGHLHYRAHRTVLAYGEQYLSENKTFESEARQRWSQYYINYLDTYLKRNKPEASYWNCLLGRDLEEVKREWPNITKLMEWASAEEDAELLIQLMLRLSHFLSRVSLPMRIEYGLKAARAALSFNRETLSALFLIDTAGWALLEIGLLDEGLHRIEGGLRVLENLDPHDPEVQGLKVLGLTFKAKYYLKTFQREKAAEILEQSRDLYCTPLIKHRLLLVRGDLYLFNGEFSDALLCYEQANEVSKSYGGEKTIEAYFNLGVSYIKCGEYEKAESAFDQILYNRTKANQIELIYYQYGLAQLLHRKGNHAEALKLTKKTLAIIDSWERTIWVREEVERFHALLTDAVKVAEKA from the coding sequence TTGGCTGCGGAACAATTGCGGGGCTGTGCTCTTATAGAGACAGAAAGAGTAGAAGGACATTTGCATTATCGGGCTCATCGGACCGTATTGGCATATGGAGAGCAATATTTATCCGAGAACAAAACGTTTGAATCTGAAGCCCGTCAGAGGTGGAGTCAATATTACATTAACTATTTGGACACCTATCTTAAGCGGAATAAGCCTGAGGCGTCTTATTGGAATTGCCTCCTGGGGCGCGATCTTGAAGAAGTTAAACGGGAATGGCCGAATATAACCAAGCTGATGGAGTGGGCAAGCGCCGAAGAGGATGCGGAGCTGTTGATTCAGTTGATGCTGCGGCTAAGTCATTTCCTAAGCCGGGTTAGCCTCCCCATGCGAATTGAATATGGGCTCAAAGCCGCCCGCGCCGCTTTGTCCTTTAATAGAGAAACGCTCAGCGCTTTATTTCTGATCGATACGGCTGGCTGGGCATTGCTCGAAATCGGATTACTGGATGAAGGGCTGCATCGTATCGAGGGCGGCCTCCGGGTACTGGAGAACCTTGATCCGCACGATCCGGAGGTCCAGGGTTTAAAAGTTCTGGGACTCACTTTCAAAGCGAAATATTACTTGAAAACATTCCAGAGAGAGAAGGCCGCGGAGATTCTGGAGCAATCACGCGACCTATATTGTACGCCTCTGATTAAACACCGCTTACTGCTCGTTCGAGGCGATCTGTATTTGTTTAACGGTGAGTTTAGCGATGCCCTGCTTTGTTATGAACAGGCAAACGAGGTCAGTAAGTCATATGGCGGCGAAAAGACGATAGAAGCCTACTTCAACTTGGGAGTATCTTATATCAAATGCGGTGAGTATGAAAAGGCTGAATCGGCGTTTGACCAAATCCTTTACAATAGAACGAAAGCCAATCAGATCGAGCTTATCTATTATCAGTATGGCTTGGCGCAATTGCTGCATCGCAAAGGTAACCACGCTGAGGCATTGAAGCTCACAAAAAAAACGCTTGCTATAATCGACTCCTGGGAGAGAACGATTTGGGTGCGTGAGGAAGTGGAACGATTTCATGCACTATTAACGGATGCTGTTAAAGTTGCGGAGAAGGCTTGA
- a CDS encoding ABC transporter permease subunit produces MIGISESTQVDGATGLQGFFKVTLPLVRPGVIATGLLCFVFAWNEFLLAVTLTYTNSATMPVFMASFMTQEGLFWGKMSAVATTAVLPSVVLGWFTQKQLVQGLTMGAVKG; encoded by the coding sequence TTGATTGGAATATCAGAATCAACCCAAGTCGACGGAGCAACAGGACTGCAGGGTTTCTTTAAAGTAACGCTTCCCTTGGTCAGGCCGGGAGTCATTGCCACCGGACTGCTTTGTTTTGTCTTTGCTTGGAACGAGTTTCTGCTCGCCGTAACTCTGACCTACACCAATTCCGCGACAATGCCGGTGTTTATGGCTTCCTTTATGACTCAAGAAGGGCTGTTCTGGGGGAAAATGTCCGCAGTGGCGACTACCGCCGTGCTGCCGTCCGTCGTTCTGGGTTGGTTTACCCAGAAGCAATTAGTGCAGGGCTTAACGATGGGAGCGGTCAAGGGGTAA